From Camelina sativa cultivar DH55 chromosome 7, Cs, whole genome shotgun sequence, one genomic window encodes:
- the LOC104703191 gene encoding trifunctional UDP-glucose 4,6-dehydratase/UDP-4-keto-6-deoxy-D-glucose 3,5-epimerase/UDP-4-keto-L-rhamnose-reductase RHM1 isoform X2, whose translation MSSYTPKNILITGAAGFIASHVANRLIRTYPHYKIVVLDKLDYCSNLKNLNPSRHSPNFKFVKGDIASADLVNHLLITEGIDTIMHFAAQTHVDNSFGNSFEFTKNNIYGTHVLLEACKVTGQITRFIHVSTDEVYGETDEDALVGNHEASQLLPTNPYSATKAGAEMLVMAYGRSYGLPVITTRGNNVYGPNQFPEKLIPKFMLLAMRGQVLPIHGDGSNVRSYLYCEDVAEAFEVVLHKGEVGHVYNIGTKKERRVNDVATDICKLFNMDPEANIKYVDNRPFNDQRYFLDDEKLKKLGWSERTTWEEGLKKTMDWYTQNPEWWGDVSGALLPHPRMLMMPGGRHFDGSEDNSLAATLSEKPSQTHMVVVPSPRSSSGTPQKPSLKFLIYGRTGWIGGLLGKICEKQGIAYEYGKGRLEDRSSLLQDILTVKPTHVFNSAGVTGRPNVDWCESHKTETIRANVAGTLTLADVCREHGLLMMNFATGCIFEYDDKHPEGSGIGFKEEDTPNFTGSFYSKTKAMVEELLKEFDNVCTLRVRMPISSDLNNPRNFITKISRYNKVVNIPNSMTVLDELLPISIEMAKRNLRGIWNFTNPGVVSHNEILEMYRDYINPEFKWANFTLEEQAKVIVAPRSNNEMDASKLKKEFPELLSIKESLIKYAFEPNKKT comes from the exons ATGTCTTCGTATACTCCAAAGAACATTCTCATCACCGGAGCAGCTGGTTTCATCGCATCACATGTCGCCAACAGACTCATACGGACCTATCCTCATTACAAAATCGTTGTCCTTGACAAACTCGATTACTGTTCAAACCTCAAGAACCTCAATCCATCTCGACACTCTCCCAATTTCAAGTTTGTCAAAGGTGACATCGCCAGTGCTGACCTGGTCAATCATCTCCTCATCACTGAAGGTATCGACACCATCATGCACTTCGCTGCCCAGACCCATGTCGACAATTCCTTCGGCAACAGTTTCGAGTTTACTAAGAACAAC ATCTACGGGACTCATGTCCTCCTTGAGGCTTGTAAAGTCACTGGTCAGATCACGAGGTTTATTCATGTCAGTACTGATGAAGTTTATGGTGAGACTGATGAGGATGCTCTTGTTGGTAACCATGAGGCTTCTCAGCTTCTTCCCACCAACCCTTACTCTGCTACCAAAGCTGGTGCCGAGATGCTTGTTATGGCTTATGGTAGATCTTATGGCTTGCCTGTTATTACCACCCGTGGGAACAACGTCTACGGACCCAATCAGTTTCCTGAGAAGTTGATTCCCAAGTTCATGTTGCTGGCTATGAGAGGCCAAGTTCTTCCCATTCATGGGGATGGGTCCAATGTTAGGAGCTACCTTTACTGTGAAGACGTTGCTGAGGCTTTTGAAGTTGTTCTTCACAAGGGAGAAGTTGGCCATGTTTACAATATCGGGACCAAGAAGGAGAGGAGAGTGAATGATGTTGCCACTGATATCTGCAAACTCTTCAACATGGACCCTGAGGCTAACATCAAGTATGTCGACAACAGACCTTTCAACGACCAGAGGTACTTCCTTGACGATGAGAAGCTCAAAAAGCTGGGATGGTCTGAGAGGACCACGTGGGAGGAAGGGTTAAAGAAAACTATGGATTGGTACACACAGAACCCGGAATGGTGGGGAGATGTTTCTGGAGCGTTGCTTCCTCATCCAAGGATGCTGATGATGCCTGGTGGGAGACACTTTGATGGCTCCGAGGACAATTCTTTGGCAGCTACTTTATCTGAAAAGCCAAGTCAAACCCATATGGTGGTGGTTCCAAGCCCAAGGAGCAGCAGCGGCACACCGCAAAAGCCTTCCCTCAAGTTCTTGATATATGGAAGGACCGGGTGGATTGGTGGTCTGCTTGGAAAGATATGTGAGAAGCAAGGAATTGCTTACGAGTATGGGAAAGGACGGTTGGAGGATCGATCATCCCTTTTGCAGGATATTCTGACCGTTAAGCCAACCCATGTTTTCAATTCCGCTGGTGTGACTGGGAGACCCAATGTTGACTGGTGTGAGTCTCACAAGACCGAGACTATCCGTGCCAATGTCGCTGGCACGTTGACTCTAGCTGATGTCTGCAGAGAGCACGGACTCCTCATGATGAACTTCGCTACTGGTTGTATATTCGAATATGATGACAAGCATCCGGAAGGTTCAGGAATTGGCTTCAAAGAGGAAGACACACCCAACTTCACTGGTTCTTTCTACTCAAAAACCAAAGCCATG GTTGAGGAACTGCTAAAGGAGTTTGACAACGTTTGCACTTTGAGAGTAAGGATGCCGATATCCTCAGATCTTAACAACCCGCGGAACTTCATCACCAAGATCTCCAGGTACAACAAAGTAGTGAACATCCCAAACAGCATGACTGTGTTGGACGAGCTTTTACCAATCTCCATTGAGATGGCTAAAAGAAACTTGAGAGGAATCTGGAACTTCACAAACCCAGGTGTGGTGAGTCACAACGAGATCCTAGAGATGTACAGAGACTACATCAACCCTGAATTCAAATGGGCAAACTTCACACTAGAGGAGCAAGCTAAAGTTATCGTGGCTCCAAGAAGCAACAACGAGATGGACGCTTCTAAGCTCAAGAAAGAGttccctgagctactctctatTAAGGAGTCTCTGATTAAGTATGCATTCGAGCCAAACAAGAAAACCTGA
- the LOC104703191 gene encoding trifunctional UDP-glucose 4,6-dehydratase/UDP-4-keto-6-deoxy-D-glucose 3,5-epimerase/UDP-4-keto-L-rhamnose-reductase RHM1 isoform X1 has product MSSYTPKNILITGAAGFIASHVANRLIRTYPHYKIVVLDKLDYCSNLKNLNPSRHSPNFKFVKGDIASADLVNHLLITEGIDTIMHFAAQTHVDNSFGNSFEFTKNNIYGTHVLLEACKVTGQITRFIHVSTDEVYGETDEDALVGNHEASQLLPTNPYSATKAGAEMLVMAYGRSYGLPVITTRGNNVYGPNQFPEKLIPKFMLLAMRGQVLPIHGDGSNVRSYLYCEDVAEAFEVVLHKGEVGHVYNIGTKKERRVNDVATDICKLFNMDPEANIKYVDNRPFNDQRYFLDDEKLKKLGWSERTTWEEGLKKTMDWYTQNPEWWGDVSGALLPHPRMLMMPGGRHFDGSEDNSLAATLSEKPSQTHMVVVPSPRSSSGTPQKPSLKFLIYGRTGWIGGLLGKICEKQGIAYEYGKGRLEDRSSLLQDILTVKPTHVFNSAGVTGRPNVDWCESHKTETIRANVAGTLTLADVCREHGLLMMNFATGCIFEYDDKHPEGSGIGFKEEDTPNFTGSFYSKTKAMVEELLKEFDNVCTLRVRMPISSDLNNPRNFITKISRYNKVVNIPNSMTVLDELLPISIEMAKRNLRGIWNFTNPGVVSHNEILEMYRDYINPEFKWANFTLEEQAKVIVAPRSNNEMDASKLKKEFPELLSIKESLIKYAFEPNKKT; this is encoded by the exons ATGTCTTCGTATACTCCAAAGAACATTCTCATCACCGGAGCAGCTGGTTTCATCGCATCACATGTCGCCAACAGACTCATACGGACCTATCCTCATTACAAAATCGTTGTCCTTGACAAACTCGATTACTGTTCAAACCTCAAGAACCTCAATCCATCTCGACACTCTCCCAATTTCAAGTTTGTCAAAG GTGACATCGCCAGTGCTGACCTGGTCAATCATCTCCTCATCACTGAAGGTATCGACACCATCATGCACTTCGCTGCCCAGACCCATGTCGACAATTCCTTCGGCAACAGTTTCGAGTTTACTAAGAACAACATCTACGGGACTCATGTCCTCCTTGAGGCTTGTAAAGTCACTGGTCAGATCACGAGGTTTATTCATGTCAGTACTGATGAAGTTTATGGTGAGACTGATGAGGATGCTCTTGTTGGTAACCATGAGGCTTCTCAGCTTCTTCCCACCAACCCTTACTCTGCTACCAAAGCTGGTGCCGAGATGCTTGTTATGGCTTATGGTAGATCTTATGGCTTGCCTGTTATTACCACCCGTGGGAACAACGTCTACGGACCCAATCAGTTTCCTGAGAAGTTGATTCCCAAGTTCATGTTGCTGGCTATGAGAGGCCAAGTTCTTCCCATTCATGGGGATGGGTCCAATGTTAGGAGCTACCTTTACTGTGAAGACGTTGCTGAGGCTTTTGAAGTTGTTCTTCACAAGGGAGAAGTTGGCCATGTTTACAATATCGGGACCAAGAAGGAGAGGAGAGTGAATGATGTTGCCACTGATATCTGCAAACTCTTCAACATGGACCCTGAGGCTAACATCAAGTATGTCGACAACAGACCTTTCAACGACCAGAGGTACTTCCTTGACGATGAGAAGCTCAAAAAGCTGGGATGGTCTGAGAGGACCACGTGGGAGGAAGGGTTAAAGAAAACTATGGATTGGTACACACAGAACCCGGAATGGTGGGGAGATGTTTCTGGAGCGTTGCTTCCTCATCCAAGGATGCTGATGATGCCTGGTGGGAGACACTTTGATGGCTCCGAGGACAATTCTTTGGCAGCTACTTTATCTGAAAAGCCAAGTCAAACCCATATGGTGGTGGTTCCAAGCCCAAGGAGCAGCAGCGGCACACCGCAAAAGCCTTCCCTCAAGTTCTTGATATATGGAAGGACCGGGTGGATTGGTGGTCTGCTTGGAAAGATATGTGAGAAGCAAGGAATTGCTTACGAGTATGGGAAAGGACGGTTGGAGGATCGATCATCCCTTTTGCAGGATATTCTGACCGTTAAGCCAACCCATGTTTTCAATTCCGCTGGTGTGACTGGGAGACCCAATGTTGACTGGTGTGAGTCTCACAAGACCGAGACTATCCGTGCCAATGTCGCTGGCACGTTGACTCTAGCTGATGTCTGCAGAGAGCACGGACTCCTCATGATGAACTTCGCTACTGGTTGTATATTCGAATATGATGACAAGCATCCGGAAGGTTCAGGAATTGGCTTCAAAGAGGAAGACACACCCAACTTCACTGGTTCTTTCTACTCAAAAACCAAAGCCATG GTTGAGGAACTGCTAAAGGAGTTTGACAACGTTTGCACTTTGAGAGTAAGGATGCCGATATCCTCAGATCTTAACAACCCGCGGAACTTCATCACCAAGATCTCCAGGTACAACAAAGTAGTGAACATCCCAAACAGCATGACTGTGTTGGACGAGCTTTTACCAATCTCCATTGAGATGGCTAAAAGAAACTTGAGAGGAATCTGGAACTTCACAAACCCAGGTGTGGTGAGTCACAACGAGATCCTAGAGATGTACAGAGACTACATCAACCCTGAATTCAAATGGGCAAACTTCACACTAGAGGAGCAAGCTAAAGTTATCGTGGCTCCAAGAAGCAACAACGAGATGGACGCTTCTAAGCTCAAGAAAGAGttccctgagctactctctatTAAGGAGTCTCTGATTAAGTATGCATTCGAGCCAAACAAGAAAACCTGA
- the LOC104703191 gene encoding trifunctional UDP-glucose 4,6-dehydratase/UDP-4-keto-6-deoxy-D-glucose 3,5-epimerase/UDP-4-keto-L-rhamnose-reductase RHM1 isoform X3, with protein MSSYTPKNILITGAAGFIASHVANRLIRTYPHYKIVVLDKLDYCSNLKNLNPSRHSPNFKFVKGDIASADLVNHLLITEGIDTIMHFAAQTHVDNSFGNSFEFTKNNIYGTHVLLEACKVTGQITRFIHVSTDEVYGETDEDALVGNHEASQLLPTNPYSATKAGAEMLVMAYGRSYGLPVITTRGNNVYGPNQFPEKLIPKFMLLAMRGQVLPIHGDGSNVRSYLYCEDVAEAFEVVLHKGEVGHVYNIGTKKERRVNDVATDICKLFNMDPEANIKYVDNRPFNDQRYFLDDEKLKKLGWSERTTWEEGLKKTMDWYTQNPEWWGDVSGALLPHPRMLMMPGGRHFDGSEDNSLAATLSEKPSQTHMVVVPSPRSSSGTPQKPSLKFLIYGRTGWIGGLLGKICEKQGIAYEYGKGRLEDRSSLLQDILTVKPTHVFNSAGVTGRPNVDWCESHKTETIRANVAGTLTLADVCREHGLLMMNFATGCIFEYDDKHPEGSGIGFKEEDTPNFTGSFYSKTKAMVEELLKEFDNVCTLRVRMPISSDLNNPRNFITKISRYNKVVNIPNSMTVLDELLPISIEMAKRNLRGIWNFTNPGVVSHNEILEMYRDYINPEFKWANFTLEEQAKVIVAPRSNNEMDASKLKKEFPELLSIKESLIKYAFEPNKKT; from the exons ATGTCTTCGTATACTCCAAAGAACATTCTCATCACCGGAGCAGCTGGTTTCATCGCATCACATGTCGCCAACAGACTCATACGGACCTATCCTCATTACAAAATCGTTGTCCTTGACAAACTCGATTACTGTTCAAACCTCAAGAACCTCAATCCATCTCGACACTCTCCCAATTTCAAGTTTGTCAAAG GTGACATCGCCAGTGCTGACCTGGTCAATCATCTCCTCATCACTGAAGGTATCGACACCATCATGCACTTCGCTGCCCAGACCCATGTCGACAATTCCTTCGGCAACAGTTTCGAGTTTACTAAGAACAACATCTACGGGACTCATGTCCTCCTTGAGGCTTGTAAAGTCACTGGTCAGATCACGAGGTTTATTCATGTCAGTACTGATGAAGTTTATGGTGAGACTGATGAGGATGCTCTTGTTGGTAACCATGAGGCTTCTCAGCTTCTTCCCACCAACCCTTACTCTGCTACCAAAGCTGGTGCCGAGATGCTTGTTATGGCTTATGGTAGATCTTATGGCTTGCCTGTTATTACCACCCGTGGGAACAACGTCTACGGACCCAATCAGTTTCCTGAGAAGTTGATTCCCAAGTTCATGTTGCTGGCTATGAGAGGCCAAGTTCTTCCCATTCATGGGGATGGGTCCAATGTTAGGAGCTACCTTTACTGTGAAGACGTTGCTGAG GCTTTTGAAGTTGTTCTTCACAAGGGAGAAGTTGGCCATGTTTACAATATCGGGACCAAGAAGGAGAGGAGAGTGAATGATGTTGCCACTGATATCTGCAAACTCTTCAACATGGACCCTGAGGCTAACATCAAGTATGTCGACAACAGACCTTTCAACGACCAGAGGTACTTCCTTGACGATGAGAAGCTCAAAAAGCTGGGATGGTCTGAGAGGACCACGTGGGAGGAAGGATTGAAGAAAACTATGGATTGGTACACACAGAACCCGGAATGGTGGGGAGATGTTTCTGGAGCGTTGCTTCCTCATCCAAGGATGCTGATGATGCCTGGTGGGAGACACTTTGATGGCTCCGAGGACAATTCTTTGGCAGCTACTTTATCTGAAAAGCCAAGTCAAACCCATATGGTGGTGGTTCCAAGCCCAAGGAGCAGCAGCGGCACACCGCAAAAGCCTTCCCTCAAGTTCTTGATATATGGAAGGACCGGGTGGATTGGTGGTCTGCTTGGAAAGATATGTGAGAAGCAAGGAATTGCTTACGAGTATGGGAAAGGACGGTTGGAGGATCGATCATCCCTTTTGCAGGATATTCTGACCGTTAAGCCAACCCATGTTTTCAATTCCGCTGGTGTGACTGGGAGACCCAATGTTGACTGGTGTGAGTCTCACAAGACCGAGACTATCCGTGCCAATGTCGCTGGCACGTTGACTCTAGCTGATGTCTGCAGAGAGCACGGACTCCTCATGATGAACTTCGCTACTGGTTGTATATTCGAATATGATGACAAGCATCCGGAAGGTTCAGGAATTGGCTTCAAAGAGGAAGACACACCCAACTTCACTGGTTCTTTCTACTCAAAAACCAAAGCCATG GTTGAGGAACTGCTAAAGGAGTTTGACAACGTTTGCACTTTGAGAGTAAGGATGCCGATATCCTCAGATCTTAACAACCCGCGGAACTTCATCACCAAGATCTCCAGGTACAACAAAGTAGTGAACATCCCAAACAGCATGACTGTGTTGGACGAGCTTTTACCAATCTCCATTGAGATGGCTAAAAGAAACTTGAGAGGAATCTGGAACTTCACAAACCCAGGTGTGGTGAGTCACAACGAGATCCTAGAGATGTACAGAGACTACATCAACCCTGAATTCAAATGGGCAAACTTCACACTAGAGGAGCAAGCTAAAGTTATCGTGGCTCCAAGAAGCAACAACGAGATGGACGCTTCTAAGCTCAAGAAAGAGttccctgagctactctctatTAAGGAGTCTCTGATTAAGTATGCATTCGAGCCAAACAAGAAAACCTGA
- the LOC104704108 gene encoding uncharacterized protein LOC104704108: MVNPPPPRILGESSSLTAIHTYRLHSKGLVSEELIKDDTMLVVGLGLSLCNSNDDTKLEINKALITQKLAHPEAAELAALIHGLKWALQLSVESIQFFCDDSNILGYVTRKATPNESIISKLLEQVLLLQTRFKSCQALAVSRDINSVFKLAKDAIASHTRWCEGDTEYETCPVCYSYVSPNDKFELTAIHTYRLHSKGLVSEELIKDDTMLVVGLGLSLCNSNDDTKLEINKALITQKLAHPEAAELAALIHGLKWALQLSVESIQFFCDDSNILGYVTRKATPNESIISKLLEQVLLLQTRFKSCQALAVSRDINSVFKLAKDAIASQTRWCEGDTEYETCPVCYSYVSPNDKFEVRGCFHRICVTCMRKPFSSEQLLRGNNTAICPYPDCENDLVPEDCRGFADADAITLMIQRKKAKAIPVKDRVYCPNPSCSFLMSDLDLIKHVRNKNPRQSEARKCTECGLSFCKKCHVPWHNKMTCDEFKKSESYVKSDAALFESFVKTEGLKKCPKCGIIIEHGGGCKQMTCRHCAHEFCYTCGAACKKKKKLTCGCSRSGK; the protein is encoded by the exons ATGGtgaatcctcctcctccgagAATCCTCGGAGAATCCTCCTCCTTAACCGCAATTCATACCTATCGGTTACACTCCAAGGGTTTGGTGAGTGAAGAGCTTATTAAGGATGATACAATGCTGGTCGTTGGTTTAGGTTTGTCCCTCTGTAACTCTAACGATGACACGAAACTGGAGATTAATAAAGCTCTGATAACCCAAAAGCTGGCACACCCAGAAGCTGCGGAACTGGCTGCCCTCATTCACGGCTTGAAATGGGCCTTGCAACTCAGTGTGGAAAGTATCCAATTCTTCTGTGACGACTCCAATATCTTGGGCTAC GTTACTCGTAAAGCTACACCGAACGAGTCCATTATATCAAAACTTTTGGAGCAAGTGCTTCTTCTTCAGACAAGATTCAAGTCTTGTCAGGCACTTGCTGTAAGCAGAGACATCAATTCTGTCTTTAAGCTAGCAAAAGATGCTATAGCTTCCCACACTAGATGGTGTGAGGGCGACACCGAGTATGAGACTTGTCCGGTCTGCTACTCTTACGTTTCACCTAATGATAAGTTTGAG TTAACCGCAATTCATACCTATCGGTTACACTCCAAGGGTTTGGTGAGTGAAGAGCTTATTAAGGATGATACAATGCTGGTCGTTGGTTTAGGTTTGTCCCTCTGTAACTCTAACGATGACACGAAACTGGAGATTAATAAAGCTCTGATAACCCAAAAGCTGGCACACCCAGAAGCTGCGGAACTGGCTGCCCTCATTCACGGCTTGAAATGGGCCTTGCAACTCAGTGTGGAAAGTATCCAATTCTTCTGTGACGACTCCAATATCTTGGGCTAC GTTACTCGTAAAGCTACACCGAACGAGTCCATTATATCAAAACTTTTGGAGCAAGTGCTTCTTCTTCAGACAAGATTCAAGTCTTGTCAGGCACTTGCTGTAAGCAGAGACATCAATTCTGTCTTTAAGCTAGCAAAAGATGCTATAGCTTCCCAAACTAGATGGTGTGAGGGCGACACCGAGTATGAGACTTGTCCGGTCTGCTACTCTTACGTTTCACCTAATGATAAGTTTGAGGTGCGCGGCTGCTTCCACCGCATCTGCGTTACGTGCATGAGGAAGCCTTTCTCATCCGAACAACTTCTACGAGGGAACAACACAGCAATCTGCCCTTACCCAGATTGCGAGAATGATCTTGTGCCAGAGGATTGTAGAGGTTTTGCTGATGCTGATGCTATTACTCTTATGATCCAGCGCAAAAAGGCGAAGGCCATCCCCGTTAAAGACAGAGTCTACTGTCCCAACCCTTCTTGTTCCTTTCTGATGTCGGACCTCGACCTCATTAAGCATGTACGCAATAAAAATCCTCGGCAGTCAGAAGCACGCAAGTGCACGGAGTGCGGCTTGTCTTTCTGCAAAAAATGCCATGTTCCATGGCACAACAAGATGACCTGCGATGAGTTCAAGAAGTCGGAGTCTTACGTGAAATCTGACGCGgcgctttttgagtcttttgtgaAGACAGAGGGATTGAAAAAGTGTCCCAAGTGTGGGATTATCATTGAACATGGTGGCGGGTGCAAACAAATGACTTGCAG ACACTGCGCACACGAGTTCTGTTACACATGTGGGGCTGCgtgtaaaaagaagaagaaactgacaTGTGGATGCTCGCGCTCAGGGAAATAA
- the LOC104703192 gene encoding alpha,alpha-trehalose-phosphate synthase [UDP-forming] 1-like has protein sequence MPGNKYNCSSSHIPLSRTERLLRDRELREKRKSNRARNPNDVVGSSDNSENDLRLEGDSSTRQYVEQYLEGAAAARAHDDACERQEARPYNRQRLLVVANRLPVSAVRRGEDSWSLEISAGGLVSALLGVKEFEARWIGWAGVNVPDEVGQKALTKALAEKRCIPVFLDEEIVHQYYNGYCNNILWPLFHYLGLPQEDRLATTRSFQSQFAAYKKANQMFADVVNEHYEEGDVVWCHDYHLMFLPKCLKEYNSKMKVGWFLHTPFPSSEIHRTLPSRSELLRSVLAADLVGFHTYDYARHFVSACTRILGLEGTPEGVEDQGRLTRVAAFPIGIDSERFIRALEVTEVIQHMKELKERFAGRKVMLGVDRLDMIKGIPQKILAFEKFLEENASWRDKVVLLQIAVPTRTDVPEYQKLTSQVHEIVGRINGRFGTLTAVPIHHLDRSLDFHALCALYAVTDVALVTSLRDGMNLVSYEFVACQEAKKGVLILSEFAGAAQSLGAGAILVNPWNITEVAASIGQALNMTAEEREKRHRHNFHHVKTHTAQEWAETFVSELNDTVIEAQLRISKVPPELPQHDAIQRYSKSNNRLLILGFNATLTEPVDNQGRRGDQIKEMDLNLHPELKGPLKALCSDPSTTIVVLSGSSRSVLDKNFGEYDMWLAAENGMFLRLTNGEWMTTMPEHLNMEWVDSVKHVFKYFTERTPRSHFETRDTSLIWNYKYADIEFGRLQARDLLQHLWTGPISNASVDVVQGSRSVEVRAVGVTKGAAIDRILGEIVHSKSMTTPIDYVLCIGHFLGKDEDVYTFFEPELPSDIPAIARVRPSSDSGSKSSSGDRRPPSKSTHNNKSGPKSSSSSNSNNNNNKSSQRSLQTTERKSGSNHSLGNSRRPSPEKISWNVLDLKGENYFSCAVGRTRTNARYLLGSPDDVVCFLEKLADTTTSSP, from the exons ATGCCTGGAAATAAGTACAACTGCAGTTCTTCTCATATCCCACTCTCTCGAACCGAACGGCTCTTGAGAGACAGAGAGCTccgagagaagaggaagagcaacCGAGCTCGTAATCCTAATGATGTTGTTGGCAGTTCCGACAACTCTGAGAACGACCTGCGTTTAGAAGGCGACAGTTCTACCAGGCAATATGTTGAACAGTACTTGGAAGGTGCTGCTGCTGCAAGGGCACACGATGATGCTTGTGAGAGGCAAGAAGCAAGGCCTTATAACAGGCAACGCCTACTTGTTGTGGCTAACAGGCTCCCAGTTTCCGCTGTCAGAAGAGGTGAAGATTCATGGTCTCTCGAGATCAGTGCTGGTGGTCTAGTTAGTGCTCTCTtag GTGTAAAGGAATTTGAGGCCAGATGGATTGGATGGGCTGGAGTTAATGTGCCTGATGAGGTTGGGCAGAAGGCACTTACCAAAGCTTTGGCTGAAAAG AGGTGTATACCTGTGTTTCTTGATGAAGAGATTGTTCATCAGTACTACAATGGTTATTGCAACAATATTCTGTGGCCTCTGTTTCACTACCTTGGACTTCCACAAGAAGATCGTCTTGCCACAACAAGAAGTTTCCAGTCTCAATTTGCTGCATACAAAAAGGCAAACCAAATGTTCGCTGATGTTGTCAATGAGCACTACGAAGAGGGAGATGTTGTCTGGTGCCATGATTACCATCTTATGT TCCTTCCTAAATGCCTTAAGGAATACAACAGTAAGATGAAAGTTGGATGGTTTCTCCATACACCATTCCCTTCTTCTGAGATACACAGGACACTTCCATCACGATCAGAGCTCCTTCGCTCAGTTCTTGCTGCTGATTTAGTTGG CTTCCATACATATGACTATGCAAGACACTTTGTAAGTGCGTGCACTCGTATTCTTGGACTTGAAGGAACACCTGAGGGAGTTGAGGATCAAGGAAGGCTCACTCGAGTTGCTGCT TTTCCAATTGGCATAGACTCTGAGCGGTTTATACGAGCACTTGAGGTCACTGAAGTCATACAACACATGAAGGAACTGAAAGAAAGATTTGCTGGCAGAAAG GTGATGTTAGGTGTTGATCGCCTTGATATGATCAAAGGGATTCCACAAAAGATTCTGGCATTTGAAAAATTTCTCGAGGAAAATGCAAGCTGGCGTGATAAAGTGGTGTTATTGCAAATTGCGGTGCCAACAAGAACAGACGTCCCTGAAT ATCAAAAACTCACAAGCCAAGTTCATGAAATTGTGGGACGCATTAATGGTCGTTTTGGGACACTGACTGCTGTTCCAATACATCACCTG GATCGTTCTCTGGACTTTCATGCCTTATGTGCACTTTATGCTGTCACAG ATGTTGCACTTGTCACATCTTTGAGAGATGGAATGAACCTTGTCAGTTACGAATTTGTTGCTTGCCAAGAGGCCAAAAAGGGAGTCCTCATTCTTAGTGAA TTTGCAGGTGCTGCACAGTCTCTGGGTGCTGGAGCTATTCTTGTGAATCCTTGGAACATAACAGAAGTTGCTGCCTCCATTGGACAGGCTCTAAATATGAcagctgaagaaagagagaaaagacatCGGCATAATTTTCATCATGTCAAAACCCACACTGCTCAAGAGTGGGCTGAAACTTTCGTGAG TGAACTAAATGACACCGTAATTGAGGCACAACTACGAATTAGTAAAGTCCCACCTGAGCTTCCACAGCATGATGCAATTCAACGGTATTCAAAGTCCAACAACAGGCTACTGATCCTT GGTTTCAATGCAACATTGACCGAACCAGTGGATAATCAAGGAAGAAGAGGCGATCAAATAAAGGAGATGGATCTTAATCTACACCCTGAGCTAAAAGGACCTTTAAAGGCATTATGCAGTGATCCAAGTACAACCATAGTTGTCCTGAGTGGAAGCAGCAGAAGCGTTTTGGATAAA AACTTCGGAGAGTATGATATGTGGTTGGCCGCAGAAAATGGGATGTTCCTAAGGCTTACTAATGGAGAGTGGATGACTACAATGCCAGAACATTTGAACATGGAATGGGTTGATAGCGTTAAG CATGTTTTTAAGTACTTCACTGAGAGAACTCCTAGGTCACACTTTGAAACACGCGATACTTCACTTATATGGAACTACAAATATGCAG ATATCGAATTTGGGAGACTTCAAGCAAGAGATTTGTTACAACACTTATGGACAGGTCCAATCTCTAATGCATCAGTTGATGTTGTCCAAGGAAGCCGCTCTGTAGAAGTCCGTGCGGTTGGTGTGACAAAG GGAGCCGCAATAGACCGCATTCTAGGAGAGATAGTGCATAGCAAGTCGATGACCACACCCATTGATTACGTCTTGTGCATTGGTCATTTCTTGGGGAAG GACGAAGATGTTTACACCTTCTTCGAACCAGAACTTCCATCCGACATACCAGCCATTGCACGAGTCAGACCATCATCTGATAGTGGAAGTAAGTCATCATCAGGAGACCGAAGACCGCCGTCAAAGTCGACACATAACAACAAAAGTGGACCaaaatcttcatcatcctctaactctaacaacaacaacaacaagtcctCACAGAGATCTCTTCAGACAACAGAAAGAAAAAGCGGATCCAACCATAGCTTAGGAAACTCAAGACGGCCTTCACCAGAGAAGATCTCATGGAATGTTCTTGACCTCAAAGGAGAGAATTACTTCTCTTGCGCTGTGGGTCGTACTCGCACCAATGCCAGATATCTCCTTGGTTCACCTGACGACGTTGTTTGCTTCCTTGAGAAGCTCGCCGACACGACGACATCCTCACCTTAA